The genomic DNA GGCGATAAATTTGCTGTAAGACCGCGTCGTCAACTTCATTAGTGGCGCCTTCGAAAACAATTGCACCACTATTAATACCGACGATATGGTCGGTGTACGCCATTGCGATATCGACCTGATGCAGATTAATGAGAATAATTAGTTGTTTTTCCTTCGCCAATCGCCGTAGAATATCCATGACAATGGTCGTCGATTTGGGATCAAGTGAAGCAATCGGTTCATCACATAAAATCATCTTAGGATGTTGCATTAATGCCCGTGCAATCCCGACCCGTTGTTGTTGACCACCACTTAATTGGTCGCAACGTTGATAGGCATATTCTTTTAACCCTACTTCGTCGAGTAGTTGTAGTGCTTCTTGTTTTTCGGCGCTACTGTAAAGGCCTAGCATGCCCGCGACCGTTGATTTAGCACCCAAGCGGCCGTGCAGGACATTTTCAAGGGCCGTTAATGGACTGATCAGATTATAGTTCTGAAAAATCATGCCGATGTGATGACGAACTTTGCGTAATTCAGCTTTGTTCGCTTGACGAATATCAGTGTCATCGAGCAAAATTTGACCACTATCATCGCGGATCAACTGATTAATACTCCGTAAAATAGTTGTTTTACCAGCACCAGAAGGACCGATGATGGCAGTGACCTCGCCCGATTTAGCCGTGAAGTTGACTGCTTTGAGCGAATGCTTATTGGAACCATATGTTTTATCTAGCTGAATAACCTTGAGCATTGGCAAATCCTTTCATTGTGAACTAATGGTACGTGGTTTAGTAACCTACTAATTTATGCGTTGGCGCGTACCACTTGTCGGTAACATTAACTAATTTGGACTTTTCTGACTTCTTAGGGAACATCATTGGCGTCTTTGCATTTGGTTCAGAGAAGATCTTTTTGTTTTGGGCAAAGGACTTCGACGTGAACTCAGTGGCGATCTTCTTTTGATCATCCTTGCTGAGGGCTTTGGTGTTGTATACCCATGGGCCTTGTTGAACAGGCATCATGGCAATGTTAACGACTGACTTACCGGCTAAGCTTGTAAATGGCGCGTCGGCGTTATCTTTAACAGTGAAAGTCGAGCCGACCTTATCCCATGAACCCTTAGTGACTTTAAGGTATGGCATTAAATCAGCATCATCAAAGGCAGCAACATCGGCATCACCCTTGATTAAGTTGACTGCGGAACCTTGATGGGAGCCACCGTAAAGTACTTTGCTAAAGAATGAGCCGCTTTGCGTTAACTTATCTTGGTCAGCAGTTTTGATGTCGAACTCACGAGAGATTTCGGCGGTTGGTACTAAAAATCCTGAAGTTGAACTGTTGGAGACATAAGACATTTTCTTGCCTTTGACGTTCTTAATACTGTACTTACCGTTTTCTTCATACTTTTTGGCATCTTTTTGTTGTACCATTAAGTAGGAGTTATAAGTCGCATCCTTTAACGTTCCCTTAGCATCGGATTGTGCGGCAAAAGGTACAACATCGTTGCTCTTGTGATGTGCTTGGATATAACCGTTGGCACCCATGTAGGCGACTTGAGCTTTGCCGGATGCAATTGCTTGGATCGCAACGTTATAGTCGGTAGTGGTTTGTAATTTGACCGTCTTACCCGTTGCTTTTTCAACCGCTTGTTTAATGGCTGTACGTGAACCAGCAAAACTCTTGGCTGATTCATTAGGGTAAAAGACGACCGTAATGGTTTTACTCTTATCCGTACTGTCGCTACCTGTTTTGGCACTGGTACCACTGGCACAACCAGCGAGTCCCAAACCTAAAACTGGAATGAATGAAAGACCTAATAATGACTTACTAACTTTTGACATAGTTTCCAATTACCTCCAAGTAATTTTAGTTACTTGTGTAGCATAACAAGGTATTGTAAATGTGTGGACAAGGATTAGTGAAGTATATGTATAAGTTATGTAAATGATATTTACATTTTGCTTACAATTTAATGATTGGTAAGGTTGTAGAGTGACTAGCTGGATTAGTCACCAGTTGTTTCCAAGTTGAATTGGTCGGTTGTTACCGGAAAGCTTTCAAAGTAAGTAAATTATGATAAGATATGTGAAGTAATTCAAAATGAGGAGTTTTTTAAAATTATGAAGTTGTTGGCGATTGATACTTCGAATCGGCCATTGAGTGTCGCGGTATTAGAAGATACCCGAATCTTGGCCACCACGACCACGAATGTTGGTCGTAATCATAGTAGTACATTATTACCGATTATTGAACAGGCCATGGCACAAGCACAAGTTGTGCCGAATGATTTAGATCGTATCGTTGTGGCGGCGGGACCCGGATCTTATACGGGCTTACGAATTGGTGTTACGACTGCTAAGACGTTGGCGTTTACATTGAATAAAGCGTTGGTTGGGGTTTCCAGCTTGGCTGTATTGGCAGGTAATATTGTGACGGAAGGACAGCTGGTTGCACCACTATTTGATGCTCGGCGTGATAATATTTTTACTGGCTTATATCGGATTGAACATCATCAACCGGTGACGGTTATTGCTGATCAACATATCAGTGTTGCTGAGTGGGGCCAACAATTAGTCAGTTATAATGAACCGATTACCTTTATTGGCAGTGATGTTGATCAGTACACATCGATATTGCAAACGGCCTTGCCGAATCAGTTTGTTCGTGCTGCTCCGCAACTTGATTTACCGCAAGCAGCAGTGTTAGGGCTACTTGGGCAAACGATGACGCCGGTTGCTGAGATTCATAACTTTGTCCCGAACTATTTACGCCTGACCCAAGCTGAACGCGAGTGGCAGGCCAAGCACCCAGAAAAGGAACATGCGCCCTATGTTGAGAAAATTTAAGGAGTACTTTCAGAAAGTTACCGGTGGTGGTAATCAGCATCGCCAACGTGTGTTAGCAATTCAGAATCACATTGTTACGGTCGGCGAAACCAACTATTACGTTTCGCGGGCCCTGATTACCGATGTTCCCGAAATGTTGGCCATCGAACGGGCAGTATATGCTGGTCAAACCCCATGGGATGAGAACGCCTTTAAGACGGAACTGCGACGGCAGAGTGGTCGCTTCTATATCGTGATGCGTCACGAAGACCGGCTAGTTGCTTTTTGTGGTTGTGTCTTTGATGATCGGCGCCAGGATGCCCATATCACTAATATTGCCGTACATCCTGATGTTCAAGGCCGCGGTCTTGGTCATTTCATGATGCAAGTCATGATTAAACGGGCGCGTAAGTTGGCTTACCAAACGGTGACCCTTGAAGTTCGTTATAGTAATACGACGGCGCAACAATTATATCAGGACCTGGGTTTTGAAAAAACGGGTATCAAAAAACGCTACTATTTTGGCGATCACGAAGATGCCATTGATATGACTTACCGCATTCCAGCGACTACCAATGACTGAACGCCAACTAGTCTCTGCTGAACAGTTAACAGTCCAAGAAATGGCTCAAATTTGTTACCAGTTAGCCACACGTGCGTATCCCAATGGATCACCGTGGCGCCAAGCCACATTTATGGCGGACCTAGCACTGACAACGACTCATTATGAGTTATTATGGTGGCAGCATGACCCAATTGGCTTTATCAGTCGCTCAACGGTTTTAGATGAGACCGAGATTACTAACATTGCCATTGTGCCTACGTATCAGCATCAGGGGCATGCTTATTGGTTATTAACAGCGTGTCTTGCGCAACTTACAGCCGGAACGGTCTTTCTAGAAGTTCGTGCTAGTAATTTAGCGGCTCAGCGGTTGTATCGGCGGTGTGGTTTTAAACGAATTGCGATACGGCATGCTTATTATCATGATCCCGAGGAAGATGCGTGGATTATGCGAAAAATTATTAATTAAAAGGATGGGAACTGTGGAAAAACAAAACTTGATTTTAGCGTTTGAATCTAGTTGTGATGAGACGAGTGTGGCTGTGATTAAAAATGGTCACGAGATTTTATCAAACGTGATTGCAACTCAAATTAATAGTCACAAACGGTTTGGCGGTGTTGTTCCAGAAGTTGCCAGTCGTCATCATATCGAACAGATTACGATTTGTATTGAAGCTGCTTTACAAGAAGCCCAAGTCACGTATGAAGACCTTGATGCTGTTGCGGTTACGTATGGTCCAGGGTTAGTGGGAGCGTTATTAGTTGGTGTTAACGCGGCTAAAGTCGTGGCCTATGCGCACCAACTGCCGTTGATTCCGGTTAACCATATGGCGGGACATATTTATGCTGCCCGGTTTGTTAAACCGTTTGAATTTCCGCTAATGGCATTATTAGTTTCTGGCGGTCATACTGAGCTAGTTTATATGCAAGCGGACGGGCAATTTGAAATTATTGGCGAGACGCGCGACGATGCGGCTGGTGAAGCTTATGACAAAATCGGTCGGGTCTTGGGTGTGCCCTATCCAGCCGGTAAGGTCATTGATGAAATGGCGCACCAAGGACATGATACGTTTAACTTTCCACGAGCCATGATCGATGAAGATAATTATGACTTTAGTTTTAGTGGTCTGAAGAGTGCTTTTATCAATACGGTCCACCATGCAGATCAAATCGGTGAAACGCTTGATAAGAATGATTTGGCAGCAAGTTTTCAAGCTAGCGTGGTCGACGTGCTGATGAGCAAGACATTACGCGTTTTAAAGCAGTATCCGGTCAAACAACTCGTTTTAGCTGGTGGGGTCGCCGCTAATCATGGATTACGTGAACGATTACAGCAAGATTTGCCGACTGCTTTTCCCGACACCGAGTTATTACTTGCACCTTTGAAGTTATGTGGTGATAACGGTGCGATGATCGGTGCTGCCGGTTACGTCCAATATCAACACCACCAATTTGGGGATGCAACACTTAATGCTGATCCGGGATTGGCGTTTGATTGGATGCCCGGGATGTTAAAATAATGATCAAAAAAATGGCCGCACGATAACCTATAAGGTTAAAGTGCGACCATTTTTTTGATTTGTTCGTCAATATATATTAATTGAGTTCCTCGAGGGCCTCAGCTTGTTCAGTCCATTCGGTTTCAACTTGTTCCTGCTGGATCGTGATTGCGTCAAGCTCTTTCTGTAGATCTTGCAACTGACCAACATCAGCTGAAACTTCTGGTTGGGCCATTTTCGTCTGAATCTGAGTCGCTTGTGCATCAAGCGTTGTCATCTGTTCTTCTAAAGCAGCGACAGTGCGTTCAAGTTTACGTTTTTCTCGTTGCTGCTGCTTGCTAGCCTGATAATTTTGTTGGCCCGTCGAACGGGGAGTGGCAGTGGCTGCGCTAGTTGGGTCAGTGGCCCCAGCGCTGGCAGTTTCTTCAGCGGCCTGACTAGCAGCGGCTGCTGCGATTTCAGCCTGCTCCTGCTTTTTATCAATATAATAATCGTAGTCGCCCAAGAAGAGTTCAGTTCCTTCTGGTGAGACTTCTACGACACTGGTAGCAACTTGATTAATAAAATAACGGTCATGTGAAACAAAGAGTAGGGTGCCATCGAAATCGTTGAGGGCCACTTCTAACACTTCACGACTGTCAATATCTAAATGGTTCGTCGGTTCATCAAGAATTAAGAAGTTGTCGTTTTGCATGGCGAGTTTAGTCAATAGTAACCGGGCCCGTTCGCCACCAGATAGTGCGTGAACGGGTTTATCAACGTCTTCTCCAGTAAAGAGAAAGCTTCCTAGGATAGTCCGGATATCTTTTTCGGGCGTGGTTGGATGTTCATCCCATAGCTCACCCAATACCGTTTTCTTATCATTAAGGTTGCGTTGCTCTTGGTCATAATAACCAGTGACGACGCCAGTGCCAAACACGGCCTGACCTTTAATGAATGGAATTTGGCCCAAAATACTCTTGAGGAAGGTTGATTTGCCAATCCCGTTCGGACCGACGATGGCAATCGCTTCATGTTTTTTGACGCTGAGATTATCTGGTTCTGACAGGATCCGACCATCATAACCCACGGCAGCGTCTTTGACGGTCAAAACGATGTTGCCACTTTGTTTGGCGGCGTGAAAGCCAAAGTGGGCCGTTTTCTCATCATTGTCAGGGCGATCAAGTCGGTCCATCTTAGCGAGTTGTTTGCGTCGGGCCTGGGCGCGTTTTGTCGTGGAAGCCCGCACAATATTACGGTTAACGAAGTCTTCAAGCTTACTAATCTCGGCTTGTTGTTTTTCGTAGTGTTTCCACTGAGCTTGAATACGTGCCGCTTTTTCTTGAACAAACTGATCGTAGTTGCCGGTATAATGGACCATTTCATGGTGCGACAGGTCATAAACTTCATTAACGACTCGGTCTAGGAAGTAACGGTCATGGCTGACAATAAGCAATGCGCCTGTATACGACTGTAAATAACTTTCTAGCCAAGTTAAAGTCTCAACATCCAAGTGGTTAGTTGGTTCGTCAAGAATAAGTAAATCGCGTTTTTCAAGTAATAATTTGGCGAGTGCTAGCTGCGTCTTTTGCCCACCTGATAGTTCAGTGACTGATTTATCATAGACATCGGCGTCGAATTGAAATCCGTGTAAAACACCCCGGATTTCAGCTTGGTACCCGTAACCGTTTTTCTGCTGAAATTCTGTTTGAATTTGGTCATAAGTTTTTAAAGTTTGTTGGTAGGCCTGTTCATCGTTCATGATAGCCGGATCACTGAGTTGATTTTCGAGTTGATGCATTCGGGTTTCAATTGCATGCAACTCGGCGAAGACGCTACTCATCTCTTCCCAGATTGTATTATGACTGTCTAGGCCTTGGTCCTGGGCCAAGTAACCAATTGTCAGTCCCTTGCGCATCGAAATCTGGCCTTCGTCAGGCACAGTCTCACCAGCAATCATTTTAAGTAAGGTTGATTTGCCGGCGCCATTGCGACCAACGAGGGCCACACGGGCGTGCTCTTGAATGTCCATTTGTACGTTATCGAACAAGACATCGGCACCAAAACGCCGCATAACCTGCTGTACTTGTAGTAAAATCACGCTTTATTAAGCTCCTTTCACATTTGATTCGTGACATAATTGTAGCATATTGCAACGGTTTGCCCAATTATTTGGAATAATAAGTAATTATTATTTCACAAAGTCGTAGGTTATGCTAGAATAGTGTCAGCAAATTCACAAACTTTTATATAGGAGGACGCGTCCGAATGGCAGAAACAAAAATTCCACGGGCAACGGCAAAACGGTTACCGATTTATTACCGCTACTTGAATATTTTACTAGATGCAGATAAGAAGCGGGTATCATCAACCGAGTTGTCCGAGGCGGTTAAAGTAGATTCAGCAACGATTCGGCGAGACTTTTCGTATTTTGGGGCGCTCGGTAAACGAGGGTATGGATACGATGTTGAAACGTTGCTTGCATTTTTTAAAAAGATTTTGAACCAAGACACCTTAACGAACGTTGCCTTGATTGGGGTCGGAAATTTAGGTCACGCCTTATTAAACTTCAATTTTCACAAAAATAGTAATGTCCGAATTTCAGCAGCCTTTGATGTTAACGAGGCGATTGCCAATACGGTTCAAAGCGGGGTGCCAGTGTACCCAATGACTGAGTTGAAGAAGCAATTGATCGAACAACAGATTGAAATTGCAATTTTGACAGTCCCAACGACGGTCGTTCAGGAAATTACGGATGATTTGGTTGATGCTAACGTGAAGGGAATCATGAACTTCACGCCGTTACGAATTTCGGTTCCAGAAACAGTCCGGGTTCAAAACGTTGACTTGACCAATGAATTGCAAACATTGATCTACTTTATTGAGCATTATGGGCAGCAATTGGGCGAAACCGGTCATGACGATCAGAATGAGACGCAAGACTAAGTCACTGTCTTAGTTTAGATATTATATAGTAAAAGAAGGTGCCCCGGGACTGGTTCCCAGAGCACCTTTTTGTGTCAGCTTTTTACTTAAAAACAAGGGTTTAATGACGGCTTCAGCTATTGAGAGCTGCTAGTTTGGATTAATGCAGTAATCCAAACAGTGTTGGTAATACGACCGATGCATTCATTAAGATGTGGGCGGTCATAGAAGTTTGAATACGACCAGTATGTTGGTATAGCCAACAGAATAAGAGGCCGATAAATGCGTATAGAATAAAGTGACCATCCGCGTGTGCGAAGCTAAATAGGACGCTCGCAATTAAGGCTGCTCCAATCTTACCAGTGACTGCGCTAAGATTACCGAAGATAACTTTGCGAAAGACGATTTCTTCCATGATTGGGGCCCCGATAATGATTGCTAGGAAAAAGGCCGGGTATTGCTGGCCAACTGTCAAGAGCGTAGTGGTGTTAGTTGAGGCGGTTGACTGGCCTAATAATGCAGTGATTTTTAGAATAATTAATTGGCCGACGATGACGAGCACGAGTCCGATCAATCCCCAAAGAATGGTTTTGCTCCAATTGCTGGGATGCTTTTCAATCACATTTTTAGCCTTCATTCGGCTAGCTAACCAAATGAGCAGGACAGCACCGACCAAGTAATCAACTGTTTGAATGACGAATACTTGAGAACCAAGTTGATGAAAAGCGGTAACTAAAACGCTTGGTAGTGCGTAAATAATAAAGTAAATAATGAGAATAAAGATTGATTGGCGGCGATTGACCATCAACTCACGTCCTTTTAAAAGTTAAATTTAAGTTGCGTAGCGGTAACTGTAATTTTCATTATAGTCGATTTGACATTCTTTGACTAATAATTGACAAATTACTTGCAATCTTGAATTAAAATGATATAGTTGACAATGTAATTAGCACTTGGAACTACGGAGTGCTAAAAAAGAATAAATGGAGGGATTCACGTGTTAAAACCATTAGGAGATCGCGTTATCTTGCAACAACAAGAAGAAGAAGAACAAACAATTGGTGGGATTGTCATTGCCAATAACGCCAAGGAAAAGCCCCAAAGCGGGAAGGTTGTTGCCGTCAATGACGGTCGTGTTTTAGATAACGGGACAAAAGTTGACCCCAGCGTGAAGGTCGGCGATCAAGTATTATTCGATAAGTATGCCGGTACCGAAGTCAAGTATCAAGGTGCTAAGTACTTGGTATTGCACGAAAAAGATATCGTTGCAATCGAAGACTAATCCATTTAAATTGCGCAACTTAAAATAAATTAAATTCATGAGGTGAATAGAGATAATGGCTAAAGAATTAAAGTTCTCTGAAGATGCACGCTCAGCGATGCTAAAAGGTGTCGATCAATTAGCTGACACAGTTAAGTCAACGTTAGGGCCTAAGGGTCGCAACGTCGTTTTGGAACAATCATATGGTTCACCAACAATTACTAATGATGGTGTAACGATTGCTAAAGCAATTGAATTGGACGATCATTTCGAAAACATGGGTGCCAAGTTAGTTTCTGAAGTTGCTTCAAAGACTAATGACATTGCTGGTGATGGGACGACGACTGCAACGGTCTTAACGCAATCAATCGTTAATGAAGGTATGAAGAACGTTACCGCCGGTGCTAACCCTGTTGGCATTCGTCGTGGGATTGAAGAAGCCACTAAGACGGCGGTTGACTCATTACATGCCATGGCACACGAAGTTAAGACGCAAGAAGATATTGCGCAAATCGCTTCTGTATCTTCAGCAAGTGAAGAAACTGGTAAGCTAATTGCTGAAGCCATGGAAAAAGTTGGCCATGACGGTGTGATCACGATTGAAGAATCACGTGGTGTTGATACGAGTTTAGACGTTGTTGAAGGAATGCAATTCGACCGCGGCTACTTATCACAATACATGGTTACTGATAACGATAAGATGGAAGCTGATCTCGATAATCCTTATATCTTAATCACTGATAAGAAGATTTCGAACATTCAAGATATCTTGCCACTATTACAATCCATCGTTGAACAAGGCAAGCCATTGTTGATCATTGCTGATGATATTTCTGGTGAAGCTTTACCAACCTTAGTCTTGAACAAGATGCGTGGGACGTTTAACGTTGTCGCCGTTAAGGCACCCGGTTTTGGTGATCGGCGTAAGGAACAATTACAAGATATCGCAATTTTAACTGGTGGGACGGTTATCACTGACGATCTTGGCCTTGAATTGAAAGACACAACGATCGATCAATTAGGTCAAGCCAATAAAGTAACGGTTACTAAGGATAACACCACCATTGTTGAAGGTGCTGGCGCCAAGGATGCTATCTCAGAACGAGTTGAATTCATCCGTAACCAAATTAGTGAAACGACTTCTGACTTTGACAAGGAAAAGTTACAAGAACGTTTGGCTAAGTTAGCTGGTGGGGTTGCCGTTGTTCGTGTCGGTGCTGCTACTGAAACGGAATTAAAAGAACGCAAATACCGGATTGAAGATGCCTTGAACGCAACGCGGGCTGCCGTTGAAGAAGGCTTTGTTGCCGGTGGTGGTACTGCTTTGATTAATGTTATCAAAGATGTTGCTGCGTTGAAGGAAACCGGTGACGTTCAAACTGGGATCAACATTGTTAAACGTGCTTTGGAAGAACCAGTTCGCCAAATCGCTGAAAATGCTGGTTTGGAAGGCTCAGTAATCGTTGAAAAGATGAAGGAACAAAAGCCAGGTGTTGGGTTCAACGCCGCTACTGATGAATGGGTTGACATGATCGAAGCTGGTATCGTGGATCCTACTAAGGTAACGCGTTCTGCTTTACAAAACGCTGCTTCTGTTTCAGCCTTACTCTTAACGACTGAAGCCGTTGTTGCTGAAAAGCCAGATGAAAATGCGCCAGCTGCCCCAGCCGCACCAAACCCAGGTATGGGCGGTATGATGTAAACAAATCGTAACATTAAGCACTTACTCGGCTGAGTAAGTGCTTTTTTAGTGCTGTTAGGGTGTGAATCGACTAGAATAAAGGTATTGATTTATCCATATCAGAGCGGTAGGATTAGTCGTTAACGCAAAATGCGGGTGCAGCGAAGTACCCGGTAGTTCAACTGGTAGTATTTATTAAGTCAAAGTAGTAGAATCTACTTTGATTCAGCTTACTTGGGATAATTATTTTGGAAATAAAGGAGTTATTATCATGTGGCGTTATTTAAAACGGTTAGTTATTGGGAAACCGTTAAAAACCATGGACGAGGGTGGGCAGGCGCTCACTAAGTTCAAGGCACTGGCGCTGCTGTCGTCAGATGCGCTATCATCGGTGGCTTATGGTACTGAACAGATTACGACTGTCTTGATTACCCTTTCAGCGGCCGCGCTGATGTATCAATTGTACGTGGCGGCGCTTGTGTTAGTGCTGTTGTTTGCTATTACGATGTCGTACCGACAAATTATTCGGGCTTATCCATCTGGCGGTGGCGCCTACGTGGTTGCAAGTACGAACTGGGGACGGCCAGCCGGATTAGTTGCCGGGGGATCACTGCTGGTTGATTATATGTTGACTGTCGCGGTTTCTGTGACTTCTGGTACTGAGGCGATTACGTCGGCAATTCCGGCGTTAGCCAATTACCAAGTGCTAATTGCGGTACTGATTGTGATTGCCATTATGGCATTGAACTTACGTGGAATGCGTGAGTCCGCATCGTTCTTAACATTTCCCGTTTACTTTTTCATTATTATGATTATCGGTATGATTCTCTGGGGCGTTATGAATATTGCGAGTGGTAACTTAACTTACCATGCATCGGCAGCCGTTGGAGCACCCGTCCAGGGTATGACGTTAGTGCTGTTTTTACGGGCCTTCTCGTCTGGGTCGTCATCACTGACTGGGGTGGAAGCCATCAGTAACGCGGTGCCGAATTTCAAACGGCCTAAACGTAAAAATGCAGCCAATACGTTAGCCATCATGTCATTAGTCTTGGCGGTCTTCTTTGGTGGTATTACCTATTTAAGTTATTACTTAGGTGTTAAACCGCAAGCGGATAATACTGTCTTGTCACAAATTGCAACGGCAGTCTTTGGTCATGGCTTGTTCTACTACTTGTTACAATTAGCGACAGCGCTAATCTTAGCAGTCGCGGCCAACACTGGTTTCTCGGCTTTCCCAATCTTGGCATATAACTTAGCTAAGGATAAATTTTTGCCACATGCATACATGGATCGTGGGGATCGCTTAGGTTACTCTAATGGGATTATCTCGTTGGCTGTTGGGGCAATTGCCTTGATTTTCATTTTCCATGGTAAGACGACGCTATTGATCCCACTATATGCGGTCGGGGTGTTTGTGCCATTTACATTATCTCAATCTGGGATGATTATTCATTGGCTACGTGAACGTGGTCAATGGTGGTGGATGAAGGCGGCGGTGAACTTACTTGGGGCGCTGATTTCGTTGCTCTTGGTGGTTTTCCTATTCTTGCTACATTTCGGCAATGTCTGGCCATACTTGATCGTGATGCCACTCTTGCTCTACATGTTCTACCGGATTCACGTGCATTACAACCGAGTGGCTGCCCAATTGCGAGTGGTTGCGAAGGAAAAAGCGGCGATTCATGATTATGATGGTGCAACGGTAATCGTTCTTGTCTCCAATGTGACGCGGGTAACGGCCCAAGCGGTTAACTACGCGCGGTCGATTGGGGATTATGTGATTGCCATGCACGTTTCTTTTGATGAAAACCCGGAAAAGGAACATAAGACGGCAGCGGAATTTAAAGAAACCTTCCCGGACGTACGGTTTGTGGATATTCATTCTTCATACCGCTCAATTGCAACGCCGACACTGCGCTTCTGCGATGTGATTGCAAAACGCGCGGCGGAGCGGAATTTCTCGACGACGGTGCTCGTACCACAATTTGTACCGAAGAAACCTTGGCAAAATATTTTGCATAACCAAACTAGTTTGCGGTTGCGGGCGGTATTAAATTCGCGGGAAAATATTATTGTTTCAACTTATAACTATCATTTAAAAGAATAGTAACTTGATATTGAAACTCGGCATAGCTGCCGAGTTTTTATTTT from Lactiplantibacillus paraplantarum includes the following:
- the phnC gene encoding phosphonate ABC transporter ATP-binding protein yields the protein MLKVIQLDKTYGSNKHSLKAVNFTAKSGEVTAIIGPSGAGKTTILRSINQLIRDDSGQILLDDTDIRQANKAELRKVRHHIGMIFQNYNLISPLTALENVLHGRLGAKSTVAGMLGLYSSAEKQEALQLLDEVGLKEYAYQRCDQLSGGQQQRVGIARALMQHPKMILCDEPIASLDPKSTTIVMDILRRLAKEKQLIILINLHQVDIAMAYTDHIVGINSGAIVFEGATNEVDDAVLQQIYRQADQPTAVTANEN
- a CDS encoding phosphate/phosphite/phosphonate ABC transporter substrate-binding protein, with the translated sequence MSKVSKSLLGLSFIPVLGLGLAGCASGTSAKTGSDSTDKSKTITVVFYPNESAKSFAGSRTAIKQAVEKATGKTVKLQTTTDYNVAIQAIASGKAQVAYMGANGYIQAHHKSNDVVPFAAQSDAKGTLKDATYNSYLMVQQKDAKKYEENGKYSIKNVKGKKMSYVSNSSTSGFLVPTAEISREFDIKTADQDKLTQSGSFFSKVLYGGSHQGSAVNLIKGDADVAAFDDADLMPYLKVTKGSWDKVGSTFTVKDNADAPFTSLAGKSVVNIAMMPVQQGPWVYNTKALSKDDQKKIATEFTSKSFAQNKKIFSEPNAKTPMMFPKKSEKSKLVNVTDKWYAPTHKLVGY
- the tsaB gene encoding tRNA (adenosine(37)-N6)-threonylcarbamoyltransferase complex dimerization subunit type 1 TsaB, giving the protein MKLLAIDTSNRPLSVAVLEDTRILATTTTNVGRNHSSTLLPIIEQAMAQAQVVPNDLDRIVVAAGPGSYTGLRIGVTTAKTLAFTLNKALVGVSSLAVLAGNIVTEGQLVAPLFDARRDNIFTGLYRIEHHQPVTVIADQHISVAEWGQQLVSYNEPITFIGSDVDQYTSILQTALPNQFVRAAPQLDLPQAAVLGLLGQTMTPVAEIHNFVPNYLRLTQAEREWQAKHPEKEHAPYVEKI
- the rimI gene encoding ribosomal protein S18-alanine N-acetyltransferase, which gives rise to MLRKFKEYFQKVTGGGNQHRQRVLAIQNHIVTVGETNYYVSRALITDVPEMLAIERAVYAGQTPWDENAFKTELRRQSGRFYIVMRHEDRLVAFCGCVFDDRRQDAHITNIAVHPDVQGRGLGHFMMQVMIKRARKLAYQTVTLEVRYSNTTAQQLYQDLGFEKTGIKKRYYFGDHEDAIDMTYRIPATTND
- the rimI gene encoding ribosomal protein S18-alanine N-acetyltransferase; amino-acid sequence: MTERQLVSAEQLTVQEMAQICYQLATRAYPNGSPWRQATFMADLALTTTHYELLWWQHDPIGFISRSTVLDETEITNIAIVPTYQHQGHAYWLLTACLAQLTAGTVFLEVRASNLAAQRLYRRCGFKRIAIRHAYYHDPEEDAWIMRKIIN
- the tsaD gene encoding tRNA (adenosine(37)-N6)-threonylcarbamoyltransferase complex transferase subunit TsaD codes for the protein MGTVEKQNLILAFESSCDETSVAVIKNGHEILSNVIATQINSHKRFGGVVPEVASRHHIEQITICIEAALQEAQVTYEDLDAVAVTYGPGLVGALLVGVNAAKVVAYAHQLPLIPVNHMAGHIYAARFVKPFEFPLMALLVSGGHTELVYMQADGQFEIIGETRDDAAGEAYDKIGRVLGVPYPAGKVIDEMAHQGHDTFNFPRAMIDEDNYDFSFSGLKSAFINTVHHADQIGETLDKNDLAASFQASVVDVLMSKTLRVLKQYPVKQLVLAGGVAANHGLRERLQQDLPTAFPDTELLLAPLKLCGDNGAMIGAAGYVQYQHHQFGDATLNADPGLAFDWMPGMLK
- a CDS encoding ABC-F family ATP-binding cassette domain-containing protein gives rise to the protein MILLQVQQVMRRFGADVLFDNVQMDIQEHARVALVGRNGAGKSTLLKMIAGETVPDEGQISMRKGLTIGYLAQDQGLDSHNTIWEEMSSVFAELHAIETRMHQLENQLSDPAIMNDEQAYQQTLKTYDQIQTEFQQKNGYGYQAEIRGVLHGFQFDADVYDKSVTELSGGQKTQLALAKLLLEKRDLLILDEPTNHLDVETLTWLESYLQSYTGALLIVSHDRYFLDRVVNEVYDLSHHEMVHYTGNYDQFVQEKAARIQAQWKHYEKQQAEISKLEDFVNRNIVRASTTKRAQARRKQLAKMDRLDRPDNDEKTAHFGFHAAKQSGNIVLTVKDAAVGYDGRILSEPDNLSVKKHEAIAIVGPNGIGKSTFLKSILGQIPFIKGQAVFGTGVVTGYYDQEQRNLNDKKTVLGELWDEHPTTPEKDIRTILGSFLFTGEDVDKPVHALSGGERARLLLTKLAMQNDNFLILDEPTNHLDIDSREVLEVALNDFDGTLLFVSHDRYFINQVATSVVEVSPEGTELFLGDYDYYIDKKQEQAEIAAAAASQAAEETASAGATDPTSAATATPRSTGQQNYQASKQQQREKRKLERTVAALEEQMTTLDAQATQIQTKMAQPEVSADVGQLQDLQKELDAITIQQEQVETEWTEQAEALEELN
- a CDS encoding redox-sensing transcriptional repressor Rex, giving the protein MAETKIPRATAKRLPIYYRYLNILLDADKKRVSSTELSEAVKVDSATIRRDFSYFGALGKRGYGYDVETLLAFFKKILNQDTLTNVALIGVGNLGHALLNFNFHKNSNVRISAAFDVNEAIANTVQSGVPVYPMTELKKQLIEQQIEIAILTVPTTVVQEITDDLVDANVKGIMNFTPLRISVPETVRVQNVDLTNELQTLIYFIEHYGQQLGETGHDDQNETQD